From Jaculus jaculus isolate mJacJac1 chromosome 19, mJacJac1.mat.Y.cur, whole genome shotgun sequence, a single genomic window includes:
- the Cttnbp2nl gene encoding CTTNBP2 N-terminal-like protein produces the protein MMNLEKLSKPELLTLFSILEGELEARDLVIEALKAQHRDTFIEERYGKYNISDPLMALQRDFEILKEKNDAEKQPVCTNPLSVLKVVMRQCKNMQERMLSQLAAAESRHRKVILDLEEERQRHAQDAAEGDDVTYMLEKERERLTQQLEFEKSQVKKFEKEQKKLSSQLEEERSRHKQLSSMLVLECKKASSKAAEEGQKAGELSLKLEKEKSRASKLEEELAAERKRGLQTEAQVEKQLSEFDIEREQLRAKLNREENRTKTLKEEMESLKKAVKALEASRQHSSPAEHSKKPATASKGTGTEPPTLVSVFCQTEGPQGERTHGNIVTKVTNTGLPGPTTPTYSYAKINGHVDPEIQTTRELITGSSAENQVPPRERSVALAQEKPVENGGFPMGTDSAVPVPSHLPSSGSSLSPSSTASSSLTSSPCSSPVLTKRLLGPSASSPGYQSSYQVGINQRFHAARHKFQSQADQDQQGSGVQSPPSRDLSPTLLDNSAAKQLARSTVTQVLSRFTSQQGPVKPVSPNSSPFGTDYRNLANTASPRGDSSHSPTPGKVSSPLSPLSPGIKSPTIPRAERGNPPPIPPKKPGLTPSPSAVTPPTKTHSQTSSLTTTEDLASSCSSSAVVANGKDVEILLPTSS, from the exons GCCCAACATAGAGACACTTTTATTGAAGAACGTTATGGAAAATACAACATCAGTGACCCTTTAATGGCCCTGCAGAGAGATTTTGAAATactgaaggagaaaaatgatgCTGAGAAGCAGCCAGTCTGCACGAACCCCCTGTCTGTCCTCAAGGTGGTGATGAGGCAATGCAAGAACATGCAGGAGCGCATGCTGTCCCAGCTGGCCGCCGCCGAGAGCAGGCACCGAAAG GTGATCCTCGACCTtgaagaagaaaggcagagacatGCTCAGGACGCGGCTGAAGGAGACGATGTCACCTACATGCTCGAGAAGGAACGGGAGAGGCTGACTCAGCAG ttggaATTTGAGAAGTCCCAAGTCAAAAAGTTTGAGAAAGAGCAGAAGAAGCTCTCCAGTCAGCTGGAAGAGGAGCGTTCCCGCCACAAGCAGCTGTcgtccatgctggtactggagtGCAAGAAGGCCAGCAGCAAGGCCGCCGAGGAGGGCCAGAAGGCGGGGGAGCTGAGCCtgaagctggagaaggagaagagccGGGCCAGTAAGCTGGAGGAAGAGCTGGCAGCCGAGAGGAAGCGAGGCCTGCAGACGGAAGCCCAGGTGGAGAAGCAGCTGTCTGAGTTCGACATCGAAAGGGAACAACTGAGAGCGAAACTGAACCGCGAAGAGAACCGGACCAAAACGCTGAAGGAAGAGATGGAAAGTTTGAAGAAGGCCGTGAAGGCGCTGGAGGCTTCCCGCCAGCACAGCAGCCCCGCCGAGCACTCCAAGAAGCCAGCGACTGCGTCCAAAGGCACCGGGACCGAGCCTCCCACGCTCGTGTCTGTGTTTTGCCAAACCGAAGGTCCTCAGGGAGAAAGAACCCACGGGAACATCGTAACCAAGGTGACAAACACTGGTCTTCCTGGCCCCACCACTCCCACCTACTCATATGCAAAAATCAATGGCCATGTTGACCCCGAAATTCAAACGACCAGGGAGTTGATCACCGGCAGCAGTGCAGAAAACCAAGTGCCTCCACGAGAGAGATCCGTAGCACTGGCCCAAGAGAAACCAGTGGAGAATGGTGGGTTTCCTATGGGAACTGATTCTGCGGTCCCAGTGCCAAGTCACCTCCCTTCCAGCGGCAGCTCACTGTCTCCCAGCAGCACTGCGTCGTCCTCTCTGACATCGTCTCCTTGCTCCTCACCAGTCCTCACCAAGCGCTTACTGGGGCCATCCGCCAGTAGCCCCGGCTACCAGTCTTCTTACCAAGTAGGGATCAACCAGCGATTCCATGCAGCCCGGCACAAATTTCAGTCCCAAGCAGATCAAGACCAACAAGGCAGTGGGGTACAGAGCCCTCCGTCCAGGGATCTGTCCCCCACCCTCCTAGACAACTCCGCTGCCAAGCAGCTGGCCCGGAGCACAGTCACTCAGGTGCTGTCCAGATTCACCAGCCAACAAGGGCCCGTCAAGCCCGTCTCTCCCAACAGCTCGCCCTTTGGCACAGACTACCGGAATCTGGCCAATACTGCCAGCCCGAGAGGCGACAGCAGCCACTCCCCCACTCCAGGGAAGGTGTCCAGCCCTCTGAGCCCCCTCTCTCCAGGAATCAAGTCTCCAACCATCCCCAGAGCTGAGAGAGGAAACCCTCCACCTATTCCACCCAAAAAACCTGGCCTCACCCCTTCTCCATCTGCTGTCACTCCTCCGACCAAAACTCACTCCCAGACCTCCTCTTTGACCACCACAGAAGACCTGGCCAGCAGCTGCTCTTCCAGTGCTGTGGTGGCCAACGGCAAGGACGTTGAGATACTTTTGCCAACCAGCAGCTAG